The DNA region CTCTAGCTCGGAAGCATCACTTTCGCTCTCGCTTTCAGACTCAGACTCAGACGACTTCGAAGCCGGCTGCTCAGAAACTGCCTGCTCTGCAAACTCCTGCTTTGCAGACTCCTGCTGCGGCTTCTCGTTATCTGCGCTCACCTCCTCGACACCCTCGAAAATAGAGTCGCCAAAGAAATTACTAGCCGTCTTGCTCAGCCCgcccttcttcttcttctcaatggTGGCtatcagcttgttgatcgcctcgtcgtcgtcgctaTCGATGTCGCTCTCGCTCTCGCTTTCCTCCACGGCCTCGTCCGAATCGACTTCGCTCTGCCTGTCTTCGATTCCTTCCCattcctcgtcgtcgccgccTCGCGCAGCCTTAGCTCTTAGTTTCGCATCCCGCTCCATCTTCGCCTCCTTGTATTGCTGATACATCGAATTGAGCTGGTCCTCAAGgttgtcgagctcgtcgcCAGACTCAACAGCTTGGTGCTCATCCACAACAATGTCGTTGTCGCGGATCAGATCCTCGCCCGTGAACACCATGCTCTTCTTGCCGCGGGCTAGCTCGTTCAGCTGTCCGGTCTTCTCGGCCAACTTCAAGTTGAACAGACTCTCCGACCCGATCTGGCCCGCGTCGATACCGATCTGCATGTCTGTCAACATGTTCATCTGCATTCTCTGGATCTCCTGCTGCCGGGCCTCGTTTTTGCGtcttttctctctcttctGCTTGAGACGgatcttctccttcatttcctcgatctcctggtcaattttctgctcctcggTCAACTCCTCAACCTctatctgtttttcctccttctcgtcgtccaaatccagcacCAAACGAGCATGTTTCCGCCATTTGATCAGCATACGGAAATCTTTCTTGCCCAGCACTTTGAGGTCCTTGCAGCactccaaaaactccggAGTGGTGTCCTTCATCCGGCGCAGAAGCTTCCACTCGTCGCTATTCTCGTCAATCTCAAACTTGCTCACACTTCCTAAAGTGTTGATCACGTCCTCTTCCTGTCGCACCCAGTCCAAAAGAGCCATCGGGTGGAAAAGAGTGTAGTCGCCCTCATCGTAACCatctctctttctcttcttgaCCTCTGGGTTGAAaaccttggcctcgttATTGACAGGCCCCTCTGgcagctcctcgaacaCCTCCTTGGGATCCAGTAGCCGAGGATCCAGTTTCTTGGGCGCCTTGAAGCCTTTGCAAACAACGAAAATCTCCGCAGAAACATTACGAGACGCAGGCGGCTTCGTGGCCTCAACTTTGTCGAAAAGCTGGCGGAAAACCCAGACCAGATTGTTGTAGTCTCTGGAACGGAAAACCTTGGTGACAAACGTTCCGCCCGCTGCCAAGTGCTCAACAGCAAGTCTCAACGCCTGCAGCGTCAAATGCGATTGGGTATAAGCGTCCTGCACCCAGTTCAAACCCACGTTGGGCGCACCATCGTGCAAAACGGTGTCTGCTTTCCACGTCTTGAGATGGCCCCGGAGCTTGGATTTGCAGTCTTCTGTGGTAATATCGCTTTGGAAGGTGATACAGTTTGGAATCGGCTTGATGGGCACAATATCCACTCCCACAATGAGAGAGTTCACTGGGCAAAGCTGCGCTGCAACCTGACACCAGGATCCTGGTGCCGCACAAAGATCTATCACGACCTTGGATTTTTCTAAGAAATGGCCATACTTCTGGTTGATTTGAAGAATCTTGAAAGACGAACGTGCACGATACCCTTTTTCCTTTGCCAGGTGGTAGTATCTATCCAACCGACCTTTggcgttcttcttctgagTTCCAGCCATGTTTAATCGAGATaatgatttttttccctaaaattttttataaatttttttggtcGATCGACCTTCACTT from Ogataea parapolymorpha DL-1 chromosome V, whole genome shotgun sequence includes:
- a CDS encoding AdoMet-dependent rRNA methyltransferase SPB1; its protein translation is MAGTQKKNAKGRLDRYYHLAKEKGYRARSSFKILQINQKYGHFLEKSKVVIDLCAAPGSWCQVAAQLCPVNSLIVGVDIVPIKPIPNCITFQSDITTEDCKSKLRGHLKTWKADTVLHDGAPNVGLNWVQDAYTQSHLTLQALRLAVEHLAAGGTFVTKVFRSRDYNNLVWVFRQLFDKVEATKPPASRNVSAEIFVVCKGFKAPKKLDPRLLDPKEVFEELPEGPVNNEAKVFNPEVKKRKRDGYDEGDYTLFHPMALLDWVRQEEDVINTLGSVSKFEIDENSDEWKLLRRMKDTTPEFLECCKDLKVLGKKDFRMLIKWRKHARLVLDLDDEKEEKQIEVEELTEEQKIDQEIEEMKEKIRLKQKREKRRKNEARQQEIQRMQMNMLTDMQIGIDAGQIGSESLFNLKLAEKTGQLNELARGKKSMVFTGEDLIRDNDIVVDEHQAVESGDELDNLEDQLNSMYQQYKEAKMERDAKLRAKAARGGDDEEWEGIEDRQSEVDSDEAVEESESESDIDSDDDEAINKLIATIEKKKKGGLSKTASNFFGDSIFEGVEEVSADNEKPQQESAKQEFAEQAVSEQPASKSSESESESESESDASELESESESESETEPDFELVSGSGDSLPHKQEVDLATVEAMTLAQQLALGQKSKKDLIDDGFNKYSFREKEGLPDWFLEDEEKHSKINRPITKEAALALKEKMKQLNARPIKKVMEAVGRKKLRAIKRLEKIKKKSDLIAEDDSKSELDKAKEIQALASKLGKKKKTKPKVTVVVARGSHKGLSGRPKGVKGKYKMVDGVMKNEMRALKRIEKKRKKKGKK